In a single window of the Plasmodium cynomolgi strain B DNA, chromosome 6, whole genome shotgun sequence genome:
- a CDS encoding hypothetical protein (putative) — translation MATLNKNTITKEKMKVFSFCVKIFSFPVLFWILNNCSHAQSNKDVRANEYINRALAEVEVVNGQEIIKLAGPITDYEEYADFIETPKKRKAQKVVSGVVEKPRIRKKVIKRKRVIKPGSPEAKMEETKAFWNNCKHFGPTSTPHTGEHLKGLPKKYYLSELKEIEDEDDEFDIYYDPTFGVDFRCGVEGLEEFIEPFLEHNFNVEDDEV, via the exons ATGGCTACTCTAAACAAAAACACAatcacaaaagaaaaaatgaaggttttttctttttgcgtgaaaatattttcattcccTGTGTTGTTCTGGATACTGAACAACTGCAGCCAT GCCCAAAGCAACAAAGACGTAAGGGCAAATGAGTATATTAACAGAGCGTTAGCCGAAGTAGAGGTTGTAAATGGAcaagaaataataaagttAGCAGGTCCGATTACAGACTATGAAGAATATGCAGATTTTATAGAAACTCccaaaaaacgaaaagcTCAAAAGGTGGTATCAGGCGTTGTTGAAAAACCacgaattagaaaaaaagtcattaaaagaaaaagagtaATAAAGCCAGGATCACCAGaagccaaaatggaagagaCAAAAGCCTTCTGGAATAATTGCAAACATTTTGGTCCTACCAGTACACCACACACGGGAGAACATTTGAAAGGTTTACCTAAAAAATACTATTTATCTGAACTAAAAGAAATCGAAGATGAAGATGATGAGTTCGATATATATTATGATCCCACGTTTGGAGTCGACTTCAGATGTGGTGTTGAAGGATTGGAAGAATTCATAGAACCATTTTTGGAACATAATTTTAATGTTGAAGATGATGAGGTATGA
- a CDS encoding Pv-fam-d protein (putative) — MVERTNRITFFSNIFAITLLVLASNYSNEPINYDVPLNEEMNYLMGNHVGARTSRLLAQRATDANLRKKKPLLKSKTKVLHDADGITDSETSLINESTDSISSLITNERSGASLDDLSTLNSSDSLNSEAPSEASTFQNNTMSSVDSLNSEAPSEASTLQSNTMSSVDSLNSEAPSEASTLQSNTMSSVDSLNSVAPSEASTSQSSSISSKTTSTMKGHINKSKKNNNIDNSMSSMDSLNSVTSSESSKFQSRDFSSANKRKFGDLFNKMRKYAHSNSMSTADSLSTMDHSDGSLYDSDNLSSVGSRRMRRNYRGIDMHGSNASSLNSFSMMDVADDDHFSRNSMSSMNTFGIMDDGSTFRDYSDYGYTDYDGSSFGSRRRYGKRGKYDSYDHYGSGYYSHDTGYGMSEYGDGSSLSSFPLVKQSYDLCQAPPRPKKYGITAIIKQMDRSYEKQFTRLLNKDHRNTRDGESKSSRKAKIYAKVLSPLIASATVILIMMWFGYSTPFIYAGGALYLVASTYVYKKYKKCAKRHDQQNALRYPMRRPIAF, encoded by the exons ATGGTAGAGAGGACCAACAGAATCACCTTCTTTTCCAACATTTTTGCGATCACACTGTTAGTACTGGCGTCGAACTACTCCAATGAG CCAATCAACTATGACGTACCACTGAACGAAGAAATGAACTACCTAATGGGGAACCATGTAGGTGCTAGAACGAGCAGACTGTTGGCACAAAGAGCAACGGATGCAAATCttcgaaaaaagaaacctcttttaaaaagtaaaacaaaaGTTCTCCACGATGCCGACGGCATCACTGATAGTGAGACCTCGTTAATTAATGAAAGTACTGATTCAATTAGCTCCCTCATTACGAACGAACGTTCTGGTGCAAGCTTGGATGACCTTAGTACTCTGAATAGTTCGGATTCGCTAAATTCCGAGGCGCCTTCAGAAGCGAGTACATTCCAGAACAACACCATGTCCAGCGTGGATTCGCTAAATTCCGAGGCGCCTTCAGAAGCGAGTACATTACAGAGCAACACCATGTCTAGCGTGGATTCGCTAAATTCCGAAGCGCCTTCAGAAGCGAGTACATTACAGAGCAACACTATGTCTAGCGTGGATTCGTTAAACTCCGTGGCGCCATCAGAAGCGAGCACAAGCCAAAGCAGCAGCATTTCAAGCAAGACTACATCCACAATGAAGGGCCACATTaacaaatcgaaaaaaaataataatattgacAACAGCATGTCCAGTATGGATTCCTTAAATTCAGTAACTTCCTCAGAATCGAGTAAATTCCAGAGTAGAGATTTTTCCAGTGCCAATAAACGCAAATTTGGTGATCTCTTTAACAAAATGCGTAAATATGCCCATAGCAACAGCATGTCTACTGCGGACTCCCTAAGCACCATGGACCATTCAGATGGGAGTTTGTACGATAGTGATAACCTATCGAGTGTAGGTTCACGAAGAATGAGGAGAAACTATAGAGGAATTGATATGCATGGTAGTAATGCCTCCAGCTTGAATTCGTTTAGCATGATGGATGTTGCGGACGATGACCATTTCAGTAGAAATTCTATGTCTAGTATGAACACTTTCGGAATCATGGACGACGGTTCAACTTTTCGAGATTACTCAGATTATGGGTATACAGACTATGATGGATCTTCTTTTGGCTCACGAAGAAGATACGGTAAAAGAGGTAAATACGATTCCTATGATCATTACGGAAGTGGTTACTACAGTCATGACACAGGATATGGGATGTCAGAATATGGTGATGGTTCGTCCTTATCATCATTTCCTCTGGTGAAACAGTCCTACGATTTATGTCAGGCACCCCCCagaccaaaaaaatatggaataaCTGCAATTATTAAGCAAATGGATAGATCGTATGAGAAACAATTTACGAGGCTCCTTAACAAAGATCACAGAAATACTAGAGATGGTGAAAGCAAAAGCTCTAGGAAGGCCAAGATTTACGCCAAAGTTCTTTCTCCACTCATAGCTAGCGCAACAGTTATACTTATCATGATGTGGTTTGGATATTCCACTCCGTTTATTTATGCTGGAGGTGCATTATACCTAGTAGCCTCAACATacgtttataaaaaatacaagaaATGTGCTAAAAGGCATGACCAGCAAAATGCTCTTCGCTACCCAATGAGAAGGCCCATTGCTTTTTAA